Within Longimicrobiales bacterium, the genomic segment GTGCAGTCATCGGACCGTTAAGGTACGAGCCCCAGGCCCAAGCCTCACCGAAGTAGCACATCGCGCAATTCGGGTCGGCCTTCCAAGCTTCCCGAAACGAGCGTGCCGCGTCGTTCGGAGTAAAGGCGTAGAGCAATTGAATGCCCTGGTCGAAGTACAGCTGCGCCTCGGGGGACGATGTGGTTATCTCACGGGAAAATGGACCCAGACCCTTGCCGTCATGATGGAGCGGCATGGGTTCATCGAACCCCGCCGGAAGCTCAACGTCCTGAGCGGCCGCAGGGGCGACCGCAACGAGTGCAAGACAGAAGAGCAGTAAAAAGCTTCGGCGCATGATTCAGGCCTCCAGCAGAATGTGTGGTTCGGCGGTGAATCTGCTGAGCGACCGTCCGCTCGTCCACCCGGGCGGGCCTCTAGCCGATGGTCCAGCCATATCGCAGGTTGAGGTGCCGTTTCCGCCGAACCCTCTGAAGGACGATTTGAGGATGCCACGCGACGACCGTTCGAAGCTGTCCCGCCGAGCCTGGATTACCACGACTTCGGGTGTGATTGCCGCCGGGCTCGTGAGAACCCAGAGCGATGCAATCAGACTGGTGGCCGAAGAGGCGCCTCCGCAGGTGGCTGACCCTACGAAAGTGCCCGGCCGGCTCGTTTCGGGCGTTGGTTCGCGGGCGCCCGCCGAACAGCCGGAGCGCCTCATCCGTGCGGAAGCGTTGTCGTCGTCGTCCCGGACCCCCCTCGCGGACTTGATGGGGACCATCACGCCGGCCGATCTGCACTTTGAGCGGCATCACGGTGGCATCCCGGACATTCAGCTCGAAAACCACGAGTTGCTCGTTCATGGCATGGTCGACCGTCCGATGGTGTTTCGGATGTCAGATCTCATGCGTTACCCGCAGGTCTCAAGGACTCACTTCCTCGAGTGCTCAGGTAACGGCGGCGGGGTGTACAGCCAGACTCGGATGCCGACCGAGGTGACCGTGCAGGCTATGGATGGCCTTCTAAGCACCAGCGAGTGGACCGGTGTGCCGATGTCGACCATCCTGCGGGAAGTTGGAGTGCGAAGGGGCGCGAGCTGGATTCTGGCAGAGGGCGGTGATGCGGCGGTGATGTCCCGCAGCGTCCCTCTCGACAAGGTCATGGACGACTCGTTGCTCGCCTACGGACAGAACGGTGAACGAATCAGGCCTGAGCAGGGATATCCGCTCCGTCTCTTCAACCCCGGCTACGAGGGCAACACGAGCGTGAAATGGCTCCGACGCATCGAAGTCACGGATCAGCCGACACACACACGTGACGAGACCTCCAAGTACACGGACCCGCTCGGTGACGGAACGGTGCGGCAGTTTAGCCTGATGATGGATGCCAAATCCGTCATCACCTTCCCGTCGTATCCCTATGTGTTGCCGGAACAGGGGTGGTGGGAGCTCAGAGGTCTCGCATGGTCCGGACGTGGACGAATCACGCGCGTCGAAGTCAGCACCGACGGTGGACGCAACTGGGTGGATGCTGCCCTGCAGGGCCCGATCCTGTCCAAGTCTACCGTGCGTTTCCGCCATCTCTTCGATTGGAGCGGGAGCGACACGTTGATCTTGAGTCGCGCCACCGATGAGACGGGCTACGTGCAGCCGACCGTCGAACAGTTGTGGGAGGCCCGTGGGCCTCGCACGTCCTACCACCAGAACCACCAGCGCGCTTGGAAGATCGCTCGTACCGGTGAAGTCACGTTCGGACTTGGAGAGATGGTATGAGGGGGGCGAACGCGGCTTTCGTCGTCCTCACATCCACTCTTCTCATCGGGTGCAGCGGTGGGACGGAAATGGGCGGGGCAGCGCCGGATCCGAGCGTGATCCTTGGCACAGAAGAAGGACTTCCGGCCCACGCCCCCTCAACGTTCGGCTTTGGAACCGAGGCGTCTGCCGCTCGCGTGGCGATGTGGGACATCGATGTCCGACCGGACGGGGCGGGGCTACCTCCGGGAAGCGGTTCCGTGACGGAGGGTCGTACTGTGTTCATGACGCAGTGTGTTGCCTGTCACGGAGCGACCGGTGTGGAAGGTCCCAATGACAGGCTCGTGGACAGCGAGCAGTGGGACGTCTCGCCGACCACTCGAACGATCGGCAACTATTGGCCCTATGCCACCACCCTGTATGACTACATCCGGAAGGCGATGCCGCAGCTGACTCCGGGCATCCTGACGGATGATGAGGTCTACGGGGTGATCGCGTACCTCCTCTTCTTGAACGAGATCGTTCCGGAGGACGCGGTCATGGACGCGGAGAGCCTGCCCGCGGTTGAGATGCCTGCCCGCGGCAAGTTCGTCGTGGACGATCGCGTGGGCGGAATCGGCCCAGTCCGCTAGGAAGAGCGAGAGTTTCTTACCCCACCGGTTTGACGAACTCGTTCAAATCGACGGACAGCTGATTGGACATGTAGGACAGGAGCGCCTGCATTGCGATCGCCTGATTCGTGCTGTAGAGCGGTATCGAATACTCCGACTCCCCATCTCTCATAGCAGTCAGGCTCAAGGGGTGACCCTCCCGCAGACGGATCACATGTGTGGCCTCCAAGGGAATGGATGCTTCCATGGGTGAGCCCGTGGAAGCAGGGCCGGTCCACAACGCATCCGGCTCAGTCGGGTCCCCGAAGTGGATCACGTACTCGTCTTCGCCCGCCAGTGGCTCCGGTAACGCTGCCCGGATGGCAAACCCCGGGGCGAACAGGATACTCGGGTGATTGAAGCTGAGTCCGAGCGCCTGATTCGTCTGATCGAAGCTGAATCGCTCGGCCGGTGTGACGTCTGAAACGTCCCTGAGAAGGGGTGAGAAAGCGACTGTGACGACGACGTTCCCAACTCGTGTAAATGCTACGGTTCGCGCGCCCTCGAGTTGGCCTGTGGGGCCAAGCTGAATCGTGGTCGGATCTGTCCACGGCCGAAATTCTTGGACGTCCCAGACACTTTCCGGGGCGTCTACGAAGCGAAACCGGTCGGTTGCTGCGGGCGGCTGTGCGGCGGCGATACAAATCTCTCCAGAGCCTGTCTCACAGGCCTCGAGCACGGCCGGGCGAACGAAGATGGCGCCGTCGCAAGAAGCCGCTTGAGTTACTGTATTTTCGTTTTCCGCCAGTACGGAGTCGGCTCGGGCCTGGACGGCTAGGGCCGCGTCCGTAAGAAAGATCTTTATGGCCTCTCTGCCAGTGGTCCGCTGCTCCTGCAGCACCGGCGCTTGTGTCTCGATAAAGCGGCGAGCCATCAGTTCATCCGTCGCGAACCAGTCCGCGATGGCAGAGTCGAACGGATCCGACGTGTTGAGCGAGGGAACGATGCTGGCGTCTTCGATTGCGATAGCCCGCGCGATGGTGGTGAAGCGCTGGGACTGGATCGCGATCGGCCGAAGGATCTCGTCGATGACTGCGATCTCGGCCAGCGTTGTGACGCACTGGCGAGAGCGATTGATCTCTACAGTGGCCAGGTTCGCGGGAGCCTCAACCAGTTGGGCACTTAATGGGAACGCCGCGATCAGCATGGTTGCGGCTGGAAGGGTGAGGCGCACGCGTGTACTCCGGAAAGTCGTTTCGGGGGGTGTTGTCGGCGCACGATAGGCTAGGGCCTCTGCTCGGCGACCCTCTAATGGTACCGGATTCTGTGGTCGAGGGGTTCCCAACGCCCCGAGCGTTGTGCTTGACACCGGCACAGGTCGCAACCTTAACCTGTGAATCTCGTCACAATCTGCAGAGGGAAGAGTCCAACTGTGCGTGTCTCCGATGTGACCATCGAGAGAGCTGCGTCGGCGTCGATGTCGCTCGCCGTAGCGGGGACCAGGACGTCGAACTTGATTTCGGGCACGCATTAGATCTCGACTTCGACGGGGACCCCGTGATCATTGGTCTCAAGGGAATGAAAAATTCAAACTCGAAATAGAATACTTCGAAGCGGATCTGAAATTCAGAGCTGGTCCCGCATTTGACCCGGACTCTATGATGCACCGCTCGTCAAGCGGACGGCTTTCAGGATTGTCGTACGCCCCAAGCCAGCGCCGGAACTCCCGGTCCGCCACAGCACGGTGCTGCCGCTCCTCCGTGAATGCAGGTCGTCGACCATTTGTGGGGTCCACGATGAGCGAGTTCCTGAACTGGCCGTTGCATACTAGGACCGGATCACCAGCATCGATGAAGAAGTCGTCGTATCCACCGCCGCCTCCGATTTCACTGACTCTTCCCGTGGCTCCGGTCGATCCGTCCCCACCCACGGGCGATGGCTCGCGGTCCGGGTCACTCGGTTGCGCCCATGCCTCGATCAGGTTCTGACACCACACTCTCTCGCGGCGACCTCAGCCGGGGGCTGGCCCTAGGGTCTCGGGATCGGTGTCATCGTCGCGTTGGTCCAATTGCCCTGCAGGTCCGGACGTCGGTCGGTCGGCCATGCGTGGCATGAGCCACCCGTCGGCTTGCCGCGCTTCTGCCGGATCCCCGGCTCTCTTCACGACTAGCGACCTCTGGAGGCCGGGCCTCGGGCCGTCCCTTCCCAATCCGGGTCGGCGGCGCCGATCCACGTGCCGCTTGCGGCATCGAACTGAATTCCGTGCACTCGGCCGAATGCGCCGTCTCGTGGCTGTGGATTCACGTCGATTCCCAGTGCTCGCATTTCAGCCACTTCCCGATCGGTCCAGCCAATGCCCGGGGACGTCTCCGCGTTGAACCCGCCACCGAAGCCGGCGGCCACGCGAGGTTGTCCGAGCGCGGAGGGGAGGTCCATGCCGAAGTCGATGACACGGGTGATAGCGTGTACAACCGCCGGGGGTATCAGCCCACCACCGGCCGCCCCGAGGACCATCACCACCTCGCCGTCTTTGAGGACGATGAACGGATTGATGTTCGATCGAGCCCGCATACCTGGCTGGGTCATGGTGCCCAGGTAGCCGCCGAGGGTTGATGCGTAGAGGAACCCGAGGCCCGGAGTCACGACCTTTGAGCCCATGTTCGGGCCGAGCGTCTGTGTCAGCGAGACCACCATCCCGTCGGCGTCGGCGGTCGACAGGTGCGTAGTGTGTCCGCCGTAGAGGTCCCCGCGCGCCTCCAGCTCTGGCATCGGCGTCCATTCAGTGGCGGAGGCATGCCCGGGTGCCGCGATCTCGAGCGCGAGCTCTGCGGCATAATCTTTCGATGTCGCTCGCGCTGCTTCGGCGTCGGTCCCCAATACCGCGAGCTCGCGCTGCGCCAGCCGCAGTGACTGGCCTGCGATCGCGAACCACTCGGCCTCAGTCATCGAGGTGGGATCGAAGGTCTCCATAATATGGAGCGCCTGGATCGAGAGGACCCCAGCCGCGGGCACATCCGTTCCGATCAGCTCATAGCCGCGATAGGTGCCGCGAACGATGCGACTGTCCTCGGCGACATATTGCTCGAGGTCCGCCTTGTCGATGACTGCGCCGTTGGCTGCGAAGTCCGCGACCATTGCGTCCGCGATCTCTCCCTTATAGAAGACGTCGTGACCTCCGACCATGATCTTGCGCAGGGTCACCGCGTAGTCGGGCTGCCGGAGAATCTCACCTGCCCGGTGGGGAGAACCGTCGCCTTTGTAGTAGGCAGCGGCGGTCCCGGGGAACTGGAGCGCCTGTTCAGCACCGCCGGCCTGCCGCGCAGCGTCGCCGGGGAGAATTCGAAAGCCGTCCTCGGCGTATTTGATGGCCGGCTGCATTACTTGAGCGAGGGAAAGCGAGCCGTGCTCTTCGTGCAACTTGATGAGCCCTGCGAGCGCCCCAGGGATGCCGATGACCGCGTACCCGAATGACGCCTGAGGCGCCGTCTCGTGATCGTAGTCCCAGGGGGCTTGCGTGGTCCCGTCGATGCCGTGGACTTCGCCATTGGTGGTCCGGACCAGGATCTGATTCCGGCCACCGATCGAGTTCATCGTCGGTTCCACAATTGCGATCGCAAAAGCGGTGGCCACGGCCGCGTCAGCCGCGTTTCCTCCCATCTCCAATATTCTCACGCCGGCGTCAGTGGCCAGAGGGTGAGATGCCGCAACCATCCCTGCGTCAGAGCGGCCGCTCTGGCGGACCGCCTGAGCCCCGAGAAGCATGGGTGTGGTGGCGACGAACGCGAGGGTAAGGAGCCAGGGTGCTGTGCGTGCGATGCGCATCATGAGCCAGACCGAGAGAGAGGCGGGTCGAAAATAAAGCCAGCCGATTGTGGTTTGCTGGCAGTCTAACGCCCACCTCCGCCATCGGCACGGTGTTTCGGGCATCAGGTCGCAGGTAGCCCAAACTATTGTTTGGGAGGTCCCTCGCCTGAGAGTGCTAGGCGCCTATACCCGCATAGCGCTGTCGCTCCCTCCAGCCCCGTAGCAATGCCCCCGAAAGTTCTCACGTTACAATTCGCCCCCGGTGATCTCACGGGCGGACAGCCATCCGCCGTTGTGTCGATCAAGGGAAGTATCGCGCCTAGTGTGTTCACCTTTTCGCTGTTGGGATCGGATTACTTAGGGCAGGGCATCGTTGTCGGTATGCTCAGCTTGATCGTTGCCGGTCAGATGGCTGCGCTGCCTGGGAGCGCCCCGGACATGATCGCGGGCCCGAAGGGGCTACGACATCGATGGCATTTGCCACGCGGCTCACTCAGTTGTTCAGCCCGGGCTGATCTCTATTTATCCTGAGTCGCGGAACCGCGCCCGTCACGATACTTGCCGGCGACCCGGGGCGTCGCCTGGCTGGATTCCAGCAGGGCACCATGATTGGGGAGCCGGCACTTCTCGACGGGGACAGGGGAGCCGCAGCGATCTTCGCGCGGACCGCTCTGGAGATTTTCGAACTACCTTTTGCGGCGTATGTGAGCCTTACCGAAGAGGAGCCCGAGATCGCGCTCAAAGTGCAGATCGCCCTTAGTCGCGTTCTGGGCGCACGACTCCGCGGTGCGGACGCCTTGACCTGGGAACTTGATTCATGATGATCGAAGCTCGCCTTCGGGCACTTGTCGGACTCGGCCTCCTGATCGCCGTGGCCTGGGCGCTATCCTCGAAGCGGACCCAGATCTCGTGGAAGCTGGTGGGGTGGGGTCTAGGGTTGCAGGTCGCATTCGCGCTGCTCGTGCTACGCACGCCGCTCGGTGTCGCCATGTTTGACGGCTTGAATCATGTGGTGCACGCCGTCCTAGGATACGGGACCGAGGGCGCACGATTTGTCTTCGGGAATCTGGTCGGCAACGAGGTCCCAGTAGGATCGCTCGACGTCAATGGCAGTTTCGTGACCTCACCAGACACAGTCGCGAGATCCGGCGCTTTCTTCGCTTTCCGGATTCTGCCCAACATCATCTTCATCTCGTCTCTCATGACGGTGCTGTACCATCTCGGCATCATGCAGCGGGTCGTCCGCTCGGTCGCCTGGGTTATGCAGCGAACGATGAAGACCTCTGGGGCCGAAACGCTCTGTGCGGCCTCGAATATCTTCGTCGGTATGATGGAATCCCCGTTGGTGGTGAAGCCCTACATTGAGCGGATGACTGAGTCGGAGTTGATGGCCATCATGACGGCGGGGCTGGCTACAATTTCGGGTAGTGTGCTTGCGGCCTACGCAGGCATGCTCTCGCCCTTCGAGCCTGATGCCGCGGGACACTTGATCGCGGCCTCGATCATGTCGGCACCAGCGGCGTTCGTCATGGCGAAGATTCTGGTGCCGGAAACGGAAGAGCCCACCACACTCGGCCTCCTTACCGAAGATGTGGCGCGCGACGATGTGAACGTCATCGATGCGGCTGCGCGGGGCGCAGGGGAGGGGCTCCGCCTCGCCCTCGTCGTGGGGGCCATGTTAATCGCCTTTATTGCGCTCGTGTCGATGCTGAACGGTGTGATCGGCGGGGTCGGAGCCCTGGCCGGATTCGCGGACCTGACGTTGGAGCGGATTCTCGGCGGATTACTCGCTCCCGTGGCGTGGATGCTCGGCATTCCGTGGGCGGACGCCGGACTCATCGGCCAGATGATCGGCGTGGACTTCGTGCTGAACGAGTTCGTCGCGTTCGCGCGGCTCAGCGGAACACTCGCGTCCGGTCAGGCGATCGATCCCCGGTCTGTAGTGATCGGGATCTACGCGCTCACGACCTTTGCCAACTTCGGGAGCGTTGCGATGACCATCGCCGGTATCGGTGCGATCGCACCGTCCAGACGCCAAGACCTCGCCCGTCTCGGGCTCAAGTCGATGCTTGCCGGTCTTCTCGCTTCGCTCGCTACTGCCGCGGTGGCGGGAATTCTGCTGTAACGCGAGATTTTTCGTCCCCGGGCGACCAGTCGTCCTGCAGTGAACCTTTTCGAGACCGGCATGTCGGAACCGAGAAAACGCCTTATCGTCGTCGGTGATCGTGTGCTGATCCAGCCCGAAGAGGGTGAGGACCGGACTAAGGTCGGGCTCTACCTTCCGCAGACCGCCGTGGATACTCAGGCAGTCCAGGGTGGCAAGGTATTGGCGACAGGTCCTGGGAACGCGGTTGCCGCTCCCACGGAACTGGACGAGGAGCCATGGAAAATTGGCGGCACTGTTGGGGAGCCGCGATATGTGCCCCTTCAAGCACGCCACGGCGACTATGCCATCTTCTTTCGCCGGGCGGCGGTAGAGATCACGTTCGAGCGTGAGCGTTATCTGGTTGTTCCACAGGCGGCGATACTGACGCTGGTTCGCGAAGAAGAGGAAGGCGAAGAGATCCTCCCGTCGTTCTGATCGGCCCGCTGATTCTTTCCCCGAAGGTATCGTAGGATGGCACGCAGACCTGGCGGAGGTGGACGCCGCGGCCGCGGACAGAAGCGGCCCCAAGACCGTACGGTAGACCTTGATAGATACCGTCCAATCATCGCGGAATGGGAAGCGTTTTCCGAAGCGGCCGGTCGACCGGAGCCAACCGTATTTCGGATCCGCGCCGGGCAGGTTTCCGAAGCGGTGCTTCTCGAGCGACTGGCGGAGCAGGGCTTCGTAACGCGCCCGTTGACCGGGTTGCCCAGCTTTCATCAGGTCGAGCAGGCTCCTCGAGCGATCTCCCAGACCCTGGAGCACTGGCTGGGTCTCATTTACATCCAGCAAGCATCCACGGGTGTCGCGGCTCCTGAGGTCGGTGTGTCGCCCGGGCAGCGGGTCCTTGATATGTGCTCGGCTCCCGGTGGGAAAACGACGCACCTCGCCGAGTTGATGGGTGACAGGGGGTGCCTCGTCGCTGGCGAGATCAGTGAGCCCCGCATCCGAGGGCTTCTCGGCAACGTGTACCGGCTCGGGCATCCGAACATTTTGGTCGTGGCGGGCGATGGCCGGGAGTTTCCTGAGGGAGCTTTGTTTGACCACGTGCTCTTGGATGCCCCGTGTTCCGGAGAAGGCACGCTACGCCGAAGCGGTGGCCAGGCGCCCAATCAATCGAGCTCGTTTCTCGGATACGTCACCGCGGCTCAACGGAGCCTACTCGAAAAGGCAGTTCGGTTGACCCGTCCGGGTGGAACGATTCTGTACGTGACCTGCACCTTCTCTCCCGAGGAGAACGAGGCCGTCGTCAGCGAAGCACTGGGACGACTGCCGATCGAGCTAGAGCCACTGGAGTTGCCGGTGCCTCACGCACGCGGTGTTACCTCATGGGATGGGAAAAAGTTCGACCCTCGTGTCGAAGGCGCGGCCCGGATCTACCCGCACCACTTCGACTCCGGCGGCCTCTTCCTTGCGCGTCTTCGTCGCCTCGATGATGGCGATGAGGGGTCATCTTCTGGCTGGGGGGCGGTTCCGACTAGGTTCCCGGACGAGGAGGTGCGGCCTCCCAATATCGACGGCCCCGAGTCGGACGCGGCGAGTCTGGAGGAGCGCGACGTCGAGTTGTTGGACTCCGGCATGGCAGATCTGGCCGCCCGATATGGTGTCCCTGCCGCACCCGATGTTCGCCGGTGGATCCTGCGGGGTGGACGCGCATGGATGCACACGCTCAATGAGTGGCCCTTGAACGTATGGGAACCGGGGCCCTGGCGCCCGATCTCGGTCGGCTTCCGCGCGATCGATTTCGACAGCCAGGGACGGCCCCGACCCACCAACGATCTGCTCCGTTGGCTGGGAACCGCGGTGACCGATCGAGTCATCGACCTGGACGCAGCTTCCTTGAAGTCGGTGCTGGAACGTCAGCCGATCCCGACTGACATCGAAGCGCGTGGGCCCGTCGCTCTCTCGTGGCGGGGTGACGTCATCGGGCGCGGGGCCGTGACGGGTGACGGACTCAAGAGCGAGATCCCGAAGGCCCGTGCCGCGGATCTGCTCAGACTTCTCTGAGTCGGTCTGCCGCG encodes:
- the soxC gene encoding sulfite dehydrogenase; its protein translation is MPRDDRSKLSRRAWITTTSGVIAAGLVRTQSDAIRLVAEEAPPQVADPTKVPGRLVSGVGSRAPAEQPERLIRAEALSSSSRTPLADLMGTITPADLHFERHHGGIPDIQLENHELLVHGMVDRPMVFRMSDLMRYPQVSRTHFLECSGNGGGVYSQTRMPTEVTVQAMDGLLSTSEWTGVPMSTILREVGVRRGASWILAEGGDAAVMSRSVPLDKVMDDSLLAYGQNGERIRPEQGYPLRLFNPGYEGNTSVKWLRRIEVTDQPTHTRDETSKYTDPLGDGTVRQFSLMMDAKSVITFPSYPYVLPEQGWWELRGLAWSGRGRITRVEVSTDGGRNWVDAALQGPILSKSTVRFRHLFDWSGSDTLILSRATDETGYVQPTVEQLWEARGPRTSYHQNHQRAWKIARTGEVTFGLGEMV
- a CDS encoding cytochrome c, with product MRGANAAFVVLTSTLLIGCSGGTEMGGAAPDPSVILGTEEGLPAHAPSTFGFGTEASAARVAMWDIDVRPDGAGLPPGSGSVTEGRTVFMTQCVACHGATGVEGPNDRLVDSEQWDVSPTTRTIGNYWPYATTLYDYIRKAMPQLTPGILTDDEVYGVIAYLLFLNEIVPEDAVMDAESLPAVEMPARGKFVVDDRVGGIGPVR
- a CDS encoding gamma-glutamyltransferase, with the protein product MMRIARTAPWLLTLAFVATTPMLLGAQAVRQSGRSDAGMVAASHPLATDAGVRILEMGGNAADAAVATAFAIAIVEPTMNSIGGRNQILVRTTNGEVHGIDGTTQAPWDYDHETAPQASFGYAVIGIPGALAGLIKLHEEHGSLSLAQVMQPAIKYAEDGFRILPGDAARQAGGAEQALQFPGTAAAYYKGDGSPHRAGEILRQPDYAVTLRKIMVGGHDVFYKGEIADAMVADFAANGAVIDKADLEQYVAEDSRIVRGTYRGYELIGTDVPAAGVLSIQALHIMETFDPTSMTEAEWFAIAGQSLRLAQRELAVLGTDAEAARATSKDYAAELALEIAAPGHASATEWTPMPELEARGDLYGGHTTHLSTADADGMVVSLTQTLGPNMGSKVVTPGLGFLYASTLGGYLGTMTQPGMRARSNINPFIVLKDGEVVMVLGAAGGGLIPPAVVHAITRVIDFGMDLPSALGQPRVAAGFGGGFNAETSPGIGWTDREVAEMRALGIDVNPQPRDGAFGRVHGIQFDAASGTWIGAADPDWEGTARGPASRGR
- a CDS encoding co-chaperone GroES family protein, encoding MSEPRKRLIVVGDRVLIQPEEGEDRTKVGLYLPQTAVDTQAVQGGKVLATGPGNAVAAPTELDEEPWKIGGTVGEPRYVPLQARHGDYAIFFRRAAVEITFERERYLVVPQAAILTLVREEEEGEEILPSF
- a CDS encoding RsmB/NOP family class I SAM-dependent RNA methyltransferase, whose protein sequence is MARRPGGGGRRGRGQKRPQDRTVDLDRYRPIIAEWEAFSEAAGRPEPTVFRIRAGQVSEAVLLERLAEQGFVTRPLTGLPSFHQVEQAPRAISQTLEHWLGLIYIQQASTGVAAPEVGVSPGQRVLDMCSAPGGKTTHLAELMGDRGCLVAGEISEPRIRGLLGNVYRLGHPNILVVAGDGREFPEGALFDHVLLDAPCSGEGTLRRSGGQAPNQSSSFLGYVTAAQRSLLEKAVRLTRPGGTILYVTCTFSPEENEAVVSEALGRLPIELEPLELPVPHARGVTSWDGKKFDPRVEGAARIYPHHFDSGGLFLARLRRLDDGDEGSSSGWGAVPTRFPDEEVRPPNIDGPESDAASLEERDVELLDSGMADLAARYGVPAAPDVRRWILRGGRAWMHTLNEWPLNVWEPGPWRPISVGFRAIDFDSQGRPRPTNDLLRWLGTAVTDRVIDLDAASLKSVLERQPIPTDIEARGPVALSWRGDVIGRGAVTGDGLKSEIPKARAADLLRLL